From the genome of Colletotrichum higginsianum IMI 349063 chromosome 4, whole genome shotgun sequence, one region includes:
- a CDS encoding Short-chain dehydrogenase, with product MWTGQPASGPPFDHENHSASCTQHFALFSSPSPANSEPKSMLSAWAHRLCVRAVDVLFGTFLYVPLGILFLKKSLSGFGDGDWDSSQIPDLHGKVAVVTGGNAGIGYHTVRQLAAKGAKVYLAARSESRAKEAIKRLREENPDIPQEKLVWLPLDLSSQAQVVDAARDLMSKTERLDILVNNAGVDPYNYVKTADGFEMTMAVNHIGHWTLTYCLLPLLKATAAQQGSDVRVITLSSSGERNHSANNHFTTLKDLDDPCAGPGWEDSRLAQGKRYGTSKLANILFATELQRRMDEEGAGILSLSLNPGTIRTEGAADVMPLVTQPLVWLLFTDAAKGADTTMFAATAREVRENSEQWKGRYLDGPGRIKPPSPKARDAVAARNLWNITAAAVKGTGALEKL from the exons ATGTGGACAGGACAACCTGCGTCCGGCCCCCCATTCGACCACGAAAACCATTCGGCGAGCTGCACGCAACACTTTGCGCTCTTCTCGTCTCCGTCCCCAGCAAACAGCGAACCAAAAAGCATGTTGTCAGCGTGGGCTCACCGGCTCTGCGTCCGAGCCGTCGACGTTCTCTTCGGCACGTTCCTCTACGTACCTCTGGGCATCCTATTCCTCAAGAAAAGCCTCAGTGGATTTGGGGACGGCGACTGGGACTCGTCCCAGATACCAGACCTCCATGGCAAGGTTGCCGTGGTGACTGGAGGCAA TGCTGGAATAGGCTACCATACAGTCAGGCAGCTAGCTGCGAAGGGTGCCAAGGTGTATCTGGCAGCCCGATCGGAAAGCCGCGCAAAGGAGGCGATCAAGCGTCTTCGTGAGGAGAACCCCGACATTCCCCAAGAGAAGCTGGTCTGGTTGCCGCTGGACTTGtccagccaggcccaagttGTCGATGCCGCACGCGACCTCATGTCAAAGACGGAACGATTGGACATACTCG TAAACAATGCTGGTGTTGACCCTTACAATTATGTCAAAACCGCCGACGGGTTCGAAATGACAATGGCGGTGAA CCACATTGGCCACTGGACTTTGACATACTGCTTGCTGCCATTGCTcaaggcgacggcggcgcaaCAAGGGTCGGACGTCCGGGTCATCACC CTGTCCTCGTCGGGAGAGCGCAACCACTCGGCCAACAATCACTTCACCACTCTCAAAGACCTGGACGACCCTTGCGCCGGGCCTGGCTGGGAGGACTCGCGCCTGGCCCAGGGGAAACGATACGGGACGTCCAAGCTGGCCAACATCCTGTTCGCGACGGAACTGCAGCGCCGcatggacgaggagggtGCCGGCATTCTCTCGTTGTCTCTCAACCCCGGCACCATCCGGACAGAGGGAGCGGCCGATGTCATGCCTCTCGTCACGCAGCCATTGGTCTGGCTCCTGttcaccgacgccgccaagggcgccgacACGACCATGTTcgccgcgacggccaggGAGGTCAGGGAGAACAGCGAGCAGTGGAAGGGGCGCTATCTCGACGGACCGGGCAGAATCAAACCCCCGTCGCCCAAGGCGCGGGATGCCGTCGCTGCCCGCAACCTGTGGAACATCACGGCCGCGGCCGTAAAGGGGACGGGGGCCTTGGAGAAACTGTAG